A portion of the Edaphobacter lichenicola genome contains these proteins:
- a CDS encoding TrbI/VirB10 family protein, whose amino-acid sequence MEEPTQSSAATIPEQLEVKPPLRKGAPVIIALVAIVAVIGIANLSSLVSGNKKAAPASALPMRPSAPNAAQVNSFETQQQLQARRDAEDQQRQRELAAAMQQLQAAQAVPGPEASGAPPMTPAQRAAIYGDSPNAPSQTSNVSQVQAEAKQKALAREKQQQDAINSDTVAIDFARAGGASTETNQPPAGVLGEREEAPNKVTVETATATGVATGGAKPNPSQVAFDQPAKADVKTNPMAGYDFDAYQGRLYRVFEGTVLEGVVTNHIDGGLTGPILIMLTTDYYSHDHQQLLMPQGTRLIGTVQSVGNAQQRKMFVTFHRAVCPDGFSLDFDKYIGLDPLGTTGLATNVDHGYLQAFAAAAALGGLGGLAQIGNDGSILSPSTQIRNGISGQMAEEGEQVLNHFLNRLPIITLKEGSRARVYVGRDILIPSYAEHRVDSTL is encoded by the coding sequence ATGGAAGAGCCGACTCAGAGTTCCGCCGCCACTATCCCGGAGCAATTGGAAGTCAAGCCACCGCTGCGTAAGGGTGCGCCGGTCATTATTGCTCTCGTTGCCATCGTTGCAGTGATCGGCATTGCCAATCTCTCCAGCTTGGTAAGCGGAAATAAGAAGGCCGCTCCAGCGAGTGCGTTGCCGATGCGACCATCCGCCCCTAACGCAGCCCAGGTCAATAGCTTCGAAACACAGCAGCAGTTGCAGGCGCGACGGGATGCCGAGGATCAGCAGCGCCAGCGGGAGTTAGCTGCTGCGATGCAGCAACTCCAGGCGGCACAAGCCGTACCCGGCCCGGAAGCATCGGGTGCGCCGCCGATGACGCCGGCTCAGCGGGCGGCGATCTATGGCGATAGCCCCAACGCTCCGAGTCAGACGTCGAACGTGTCGCAAGTGCAAGCCGAGGCCAAACAAAAGGCGCTTGCTCGCGAGAAACAACAGCAAGACGCTATCAATAGCGATACGGTTGCTATCGACTTCGCGCGCGCGGGGGGAGCGTCCACGGAGACTAACCAACCGCCCGCCGGCGTGCTTGGTGAACGCGAAGAGGCTCCGAACAAGGTGACAGTAGAGACGGCCACTGCGACTGGCGTCGCGACTGGCGGAGCAAAGCCGAACCCTTCGCAGGTCGCTTTCGACCAGCCTGCCAAGGCCGACGTTAAGACCAATCCGATGGCCGGGTACGACTTCGACGCTTATCAGGGGCGTTTATACCGAGTCTTCGAGGGAACGGTTTTGGAGGGCGTCGTCACGAATCACATCGACGGTGGGCTGACTGGACCAATCCTGATCATGCTGACCACCGATTATTACTCTCACGATCATCAGCAGCTTCTTATGCCTCAAGGCACCAGGCTGATTGGCACAGTTCAGAGTGTTGGAAACGCCCAACAGCGAAAGATGTTCGTCACGTTCCATCGCGCCGTCTGCCCAGATGGATTTTCACTGGATTTCGATAAATATATTGGCCTTGATCCCCTCGGAACGACCGGCCTAGCTACTAATGTCGACCACGGCTACCTACAGGCTTTTGCCGCTGCGGCCGCGCTCGGTGGGTTGGGCGGACTCGCACAAATCGGGAACGACGGCAGCATCCTCTCTCCGTCTACCCAGATCCGCAATGGGATCTCGGGGCAAATGGCCGAAGAGGGAGAGCAGGTCCTCAATCATTTCCTGAATCGCCTTCCCATCATCACCCTGAAGGAGGGTTCCCGTGCCCGCGTGTATGTGGGGAGAGACATTTTGATTCCGTCTTACGCGGAACACCGCGTCGACTCAACCCTTTAG
- a CDS encoding SDR family NAD(P)-dependent oxidoreductase translates to MPETVVLITGALTGIGRATALAYAATGAQIVVSGRHEVAGGDLVSDLRNLGVEAEFIKADVRHEEDIRHLVDKTVARFGHLDIAVNNAGTEGTPGIIAQQTAESYASIFDTNVLGTLLSMKHELRVMIPQGSGSIVNVSSTFGRAGGAGLSLYAASKHAVEGLTKSAALESAETGVRVNVVAPGPVETSMLSRLNTTPEGKGDVISRVPMKRIGQPEEVAQTILFLGSIAASFITGASIAVDGGKLAR, encoded by the coding sequence ATGCCTGAAACTGTCGTGCTGATTACAGGTGCACTTACGGGTATCGGGCGGGCCACCGCTTTGGCGTATGCCGCAACGGGCGCGCAAATCGTCGTGTCTGGGCGGCACGAGGTCGCAGGTGGCGACCTTGTCTCCGACTTGCGGAATCTTGGCGTTGAAGCTGAGTTCATCAAGGCCGATGTGAGGCATGAAGAGGATATTCGCCATCTTGTCGACAAAACTGTCGCTCGTTTCGGTCACCTCGATATTGCTGTCAACAACGCTGGGACCGAGGGTACTCCGGGCATCATTGCTCAACAGACCGCGGAGTCTTACGCCTCCATCTTCGATACCAATGTTCTCGGAACCCTATTGAGTATGAAGCATGAATTGCGGGTAATGATTCCGCAAGGTTCTGGGAGTATCGTCAATGTGTCTTCCACGTTTGGACGTGCGGGTGGAGCCGGCCTGTCGCTCTATGCTGCAAGCAAGCATGCCGTAGAAGGTCTTACAAAATCAGCAGCACTTGAATCAGCGGAGACGGGCGTCAGGGTCAACGTCGTTGCTCCTGGACCGGTCGAAACCAGCATGTTAAGTCGCTTAAACACTACGCCCGAAGGCAAAGGGGATGTCATCTCCCGCGTACCAATGAAACGCATTGGTCAACCCGAGGAAGTTGCACAAACCATTCTGTTTCTGGGATCAATCGCTGCTTCATTCATAACAGGCGCTTCGATCGCGGTGGACGGCGGCAAATTAGCCCGCTAG
- a CDS encoding nuclear transport factor 2 family protein, whose product MIDSQAEKNKAIALEAFDTLFNKRDYAAAERFWSPDYIQHSAHIAAGRDGLFNLIKSLPPTLRYENHVIVADGDSVITHGRFSGIGLPANWIAADIITMKDGVLVEHWDVIQDEATKEQSKSGNPMFGNAFPQ is encoded by the coding sequence ATGATTGATTCACAGGCAGAGAAGAATAAGGCCATCGCGCTCGAAGCGTTCGACACGCTTTTCAACAAACGCGATTATGCAGCAGCAGAACGATTCTGGTCACCTGACTACATTCAACACAGTGCGCATATTGCTGCGGGCCGTGATGGTTTGTTCAACCTCATCAAGAGCCTGCCACCAACGCTCCGCTACGAGAATCACGTCATCGTGGCCGATGGCGACAGTGTGATCACTCACGGGCGCTTCTCAGGCATCGGTCTCCCCGCTAACTGGATTGCAGCAGACATCATCACGATGAAAGATGGGGTTCTGGTTGAACACTGGGACGTGATCCAGGATGAAGCGACAAAAGAGCAATCGAAAAGCGGCAATCCAATGTTTGGAAACGCGTTCCCTCAATAG
- a CDS encoding alkene reductase has product MKNVTTRKLFTPVNIGPITLKHRVVMAPLTRSRSDEPGDIPGELMAEYYTQRASNGGLIISEGTNISITSRGWYGAPGIYTEQHVAGWKKITDAVHAKGGFMFSQLWHVGRSSNVVMTEGAMPVAPSVDPSYWLDSEPSVSTSGGWVKPSPHRALEIANIKSIVEDYRLAAVCAKSAGFDGVELHAANGYLPDEFLQDGSNKRTDEYGGSVQNRCRFLLEVVEAMASVWGGDRVAVRIGPSGSWNQMSDSNPAALFDYLAAQLNRFGLAYLHIVEPRVKGNVVIKEGQAPVAAQELRKIFKGKIIAAGGFETDTAEKIVDEGDADLVAFGRHFLSNPDLPMRIEKGLPLNDYDRSTFYTFAAKGYTDYPFYQEQHAS; this is encoded by the coding sequence ATGAAAAACGTAACGACACGCAAGCTCTTTACCCCAGTAAACATCGGGCCCATTACTCTCAAGCATCGGGTGGTCATGGCTCCCCTGACGCGTTCACGGTCGGATGAACCCGGTGACATTCCGGGAGAGTTAATGGCCGAGTATTACACTCAGCGCGCTTCGAATGGCGGACTCATCATCTCGGAGGGTACAAACATCTCGATCACTAGTCGTGGATGGTACGGAGCTCCCGGAATTTACACGGAGCAGCACGTTGCAGGCTGGAAGAAGATCACGGACGCTGTACATGCAAAAGGTGGGTTCATGTTTTCCCAACTTTGGCATGTAGGTCGCTCCTCGAATGTTGTGATGACGGAAGGTGCGATGCCGGTCGCGCCCTCGGTAGACCCTTCATACTGGCTGGATTCTGAGCCCAGCGTCTCTACATCGGGGGGATGGGTAAAGCCGTCACCGCACCGCGCACTTGAAATTGCGAATATCAAGAGCATCGTCGAGGACTATCGTTTGGCAGCCGTGTGTGCGAAGTCCGCAGGCTTCGATGGAGTCGAGCTTCACGCGGCCAACGGCTACTTACCGGACGAGTTCCTGCAAGATGGCAGCAACAAACGAACCGATGAGTATGGAGGTTCAGTCCAGAATAGGTGCCGTTTTCTACTTGAAGTGGTCGAGGCTATGGCTTCGGTATGGGGTGGAGACCGGGTTGCGGTACGGATCGGTCCGAGCGGTAGCTGGAATCAGATGTCCGACAGCAATCCCGCGGCACTATTTGACTACCTCGCTGCACAGCTCAACCGCTTCGGGCTGGCTTATCTTCACATCGTCGAACCGCGTGTGAAAGGAAACGTGGTCATCAAGGAAGGTCAAGCACCCGTTGCAGCCCAGGAACTGAGAAAGATATTTAAGGGCAAAATCATTGCGGCGGGGGGCTTTGAAACCGACACAGCTGAAAAGATCGTAGACGAGGGTGATGCTGATCTCGTCGCTTTCGGGCGCCACTTCCTCTCGAACCCCGATCTCCCGATGCGAATTGAGAAGGGCCTTCCATTGAACGACTACGACCGCAGCACGTTTTACACTTTCGCTGCCAAAGGATATACCGACTACCCGTTTTATCAAGAGCAGCATGCAAGCTAA
- a CDS encoding SDR family oxidoreductase, producing MNLNGNTIFITGGGSGIGRGLAEALYKLGNKVIISGRRKGHLDETTKANPGMQSIELNIEDPSSIETVAKKLIADFPELNVLINNAGIMQVDDAAGVVDERLLTSTVTTNVLGPIRVTSALIEHLKKQKTATILYNTSVLAFVPLALTAVYSATKAALHSYVLSQRYKLKDTSVRVVEIAPPWVQTDLLNSKEEPRAMPLADFIRETIEALGKDTDEALVKSVVPLRSNPGPNEDVFITQFNDMMLQPQV from the coding sequence ATGAACCTGAATGGAAACACGATCTTTATCACGGGCGGCGGGTCTGGTATCGGGCGCGGACTCGCAGAGGCACTATACAAACTGGGCAACAAAGTCATCATATCCGGAAGACGGAAGGGTCACCTGGACGAAACTACGAAGGCCAATCCCGGGATGCAATCGATCGAATTGAACATCGAAGACCCCTCGAGCATTGAGACGGTTGCCAAGAAGCTGATCGCCGATTTTCCAGAGCTGAATGTGCTGATTAACAACGCTGGAATTATGCAGGTCGACGATGCCGCCGGCGTGGTTGATGAGAGACTCCTCACGTCCACGGTTACGACAAATGTCCTCGGTCCTATCCGTGTCACGTCCGCCCTCATTGAGCACCTTAAGAAGCAAAAGACGGCGACCATCCTCTATAACACCTCGGTTCTGGCATTCGTACCACTTGCGCTGACAGCGGTGTATTCAGCGACCAAGGCCGCGCTTCACTCCTACGTGCTTTCGCAGCGGTACAAGTTGAAGGACACGTCCGTGCGGGTAGTTGAGATCGCACCGCCCTGGGTGCAAACAGATTTGTTGAACAGCAAGGAAGAGCCACGAGCGATGCCCCTTGCGGATTTCATTCGCGAGACGATTGAAGCGCTCGGTAAGGACACGGACGAAGCGTTGGTAAAGAGCGTGGTTCCACTTCGCAGCAACCCGGGCCCTAACGAGGATGTATTCATCACTCAATTCAACGACATGATGCTGCAGCCGCAGGTCTGA
- a CDS encoding lactonase family protein: MLTLAFRITAGMMALSLGLVARAQEMAVIFGTHSGGPGVGFSIANFDTASGHLTDPQLIMQAEAPAYFVFDPSHRFLYTCGSPAFIAAYAVDPSTGHLTLLNQKPSGGGDPSYISLDKTSRFALVANYQGGNIAVYALRPDGSLGERTAFVQHTGHSVDPIRQKHAFAHSILVDPSNRFVLVADLGLDQVFVYRFDATTGSLTPSNPATFKVPPGSGPRHITFHPNGEWAYLVTEMGSSILFYKWNARHGTLTEKQQISALPSGFTGVSTSAEIRVHPNGRFLYVSNRGRDSIAVFSIDPHSGRLSIVQDVPSGGKTPRNFDFDPTGRWLLVTNHDSDTAMVFRIDPQTGLLSPAGTPVQIRRAFSPRFLPLQR, translated from the coding sequence ATGCTGACACTGGCGTTTCGGATCACAGCCGGCATGATGGCACTGTCGCTTGGACTGGTAGCGCGCGCACAGGAGATGGCGGTAATTTTCGGCACGCATTCCGGCGGTCCAGGCGTGGGGTTCTCCATCGCCAATTTCGATACCGCGAGCGGCCACCTTACCGACCCGCAATTAATCATGCAAGCGGAGGCGCCTGCGTACTTTGTCTTCGATCCCTCGCACCGGTTCCTCTACACCTGCGGTTCTCCGGCGTTCATCGCCGCCTACGCAGTAGATCCGTCTACCGGCCACCTTACGCTGCTAAATCAGAAGCCAAGCGGGGGCGGCGATCCCAGCTACATCAGCTTGGATAAGACCTCGCGGTTCGCCCTAGTGGCGAATTACCAGGGTGGAAACATCGCCGTGTATGCCCTAAGGCCCGACGGCAGCCTGGGAGAGCGGACTGCCTTTGTGCAGCATACGGGGCACAGCGTGGACCCAATACGGCAGAAGCATGCCTTCGCGCACTCCATCCTTGTGGACCCGTCGAACCGCTTCGTTCTGGTGGCGGACCTCGGCCTGGACCAGGTGTTTGTCTACCGCTTTGACGCGACGACGGGTTCGCTTACGCCCTCGAACCCGGCGACATTCAAGGTGCCACCAGGCTCGGGTCCACGACATATTACCTTCCATCCGAATGGCGAGTGGGCTTACCTCGTTACCGAGATGGGAAGCTCCATCCTCTTCTACAAATGGAATGCGAGGCACGGGACCCTGACAGAGAAGCAGCAGATATCCGCGCTCCCGTCCGGATTCACGGGCGTGAGCACCAGCGCCGAAATCCGGGTACACCCGAACGGAAGGTTTCTGTACGTCTCCAATCGCGGACGCGACAGCATCGCCGTCTTCTCGATCGACCCGCACTCAGGCCGCCTGTCGATCGTACAGGATGTCCCTTCCGGGGGGAAAACCCCGCGAAACTTCGACTTCGATCCTACCGGGCGATGGCTGCTTGTCACCAACCACGACAGCGACACCGCGATGGTCTTCCGGATCGACCCGCAGACCGGCCTGCTAAGCCCGGCTGGAACACCCGTGCAAATCCGGCGCGCCTTCAGTCCACGCTTTCTGCCGCTGCAGCGGTGA
- a CDS encoding alcohol dehydrogenase catalytic domain-containing protein: MPEVHGYAAQSATSPLLPFSFFRREIRQNDLRIDVLFSGVCHSDIHTAHGDWDGSIYPHGTVYPCVPGHEIVGRVIEIGSRRLSEHAGDVHIFELGESRLPLLFYREVLDVALNGFELVESRCGL, translated from the coding sequence ATGCCAGAAGTTCACGGTTACGCGGCACAATCAGCCACCAGTCCACTGTTGCCGTTCTCCTTTTTTCGTCGAGAGATTCGGCAGAATGATTTGAGGATCGACGTTCTGTTTTCTGGCGTCTGCCACTCTGATATACACACCGCACACGGCGATTGGGACGGAAGCATCTATCCCCACGGCACGGTCTACCCATGCGTTCCGGGACACGAGATTGTTGGGCGCGTAATCGAGATAGGTTCCCGCCGTCTCTCCGAACATGCTGGCGACGTTCATATTTTCGAGCTTGGTGAGAGCCGTCTGCCACTGCTGTTTTACCGAGAAGTGCTCGACGTTGCTTTGAATGGTTTTGAGCTGGTTGAGAGCCGTTGTGGCCTGTGA
- a CDS encoding FadR/GntR family transcriptional regulator — translation MIEGLVVGLAAERSTSKDLAELADSVTAMYADLNDRAKYSIHNARFHCTIAQAAGNAILCSLLVTLTANLYDRRRTHLPRDLKQDADEHHEIYRAIRSRSPAQAKILTQPAYPWRKN, via the coding sequence TTGATCGAAGGACTGGTCGTCGGACTCGCTGCCGAGCGTTCAACCAGCAAAGACCTGGCCGAATTGGCCGATTCGGTCACCGCAATGTATGCCGACCTGAATGATCGCGCAAAATATTCCATCCATAACGCACGCTTTCATTGCACAATCGCTCAAGCGGCGGGAAACGCAATATTGTGTTCGCTGCTCGTGACACTGACAGCCAATCTGTATGACAGGAGGCGCACTCACCTTCCTCGGGACCTTAAACAGGACGCTGACGAGCATCATGAAATATATCGAGCAATTCGCTCAAGAAGTCCTGCTCAAGCGAAGATCCTCACGCAGCCTGCGTACCCATGGCGCAAGAATTAG
- a CDS encoding type II toxin-antitoxin system HipA family toxin → MAAGIEMSPCRLLEEHGRAHFMTRRFDREEGKGKSIKHHLQTLCGLDHLDYKQLGTHDYAQLFAAAKRLELNDDAIDQLFLRMAFNVMARNCDDHTKNFSFLLKQGEPWALAPAYDVTHSYSPTSYWTNKHCMSVNGRFDHIRREDLMLNAERFSVRRPQELLADVRAAVESWNTFAGEANLSSKIAEQVAADFKVA, encoded by the coding sequence TTGGCCGCCGGAATTGAAATGTCGCCTTGTCGTCTGTTAGAGGAGCACGGACGCGCTCACTTTATGACCCGCCGCTTCGACCGCGAAGAAGGCAAAGGAAAGAGTATCAAGCATCATCTCCAAACTCTTTGCGGTTTGGATCACCTAGACTACAAGCAACTCGGCACGCACGACTATGCGCAACTTTTCGCTGCGGCAAAGCGTCTCGAACTCAATGATGATGCCATAGATCAACTCTTTTTGCGCATGGCCTTCAATGTCATGGCACGCAACTGCGACGACCATACTAAAAACTTCAGCTTCCTGCTCAAGCAAGGAGAACCCTGGGCATTGGCGCCGGCCTACGACGTGACACACTCCTACTCTCCAACTAGTTACTGGACGAATAAACATTGTATGAGTGTCAACGGAAGATTTGATCACATTCGTCGTGAGGATCTCATGCTCAACGCAGAACGATTCAGCGTTCGCAGGCCTCAAGAGCTGTTAGCTGACGTTCGCGCAGCCGTCGAGAGCTGGAACACATTTGCTGGCGAAGCCAACCTCTCTTCAAAGATCGCGGAGCAAGTCGCAGCCGACTTTAAGGTTGCTTGA
- a CDS encoding oxidoreductase yields MIISEGAWVSEAGQGWHGAPGIYNENQGLAWQSVTNAVHQQGGRIFAQLWHQGAISHSSFFPDGRLPLAPSAINPIQQVHLTGGLVKTETPREMTLADIYQTVADYRSAARIAKNANFDGVQIQAGFLYLISQFLNETTNHRTDQYGGSIPNRARLLFEVLDAVLEVWPSERVGVKTGPMTNELGLFKSVASTLPTSEYIYERLNHYNLSHVFVMRQLADLADTPIAALAGDAVISHFRQIYSGSMILNVGIDAEHARQLAAADDRVLVSFGREYIANPDLVERIRAGALLNEQRPDGYYGSSSVGYTDYPSLATEVAADISTTEVVQ; encoded by the coding sequence TTGATTATCAGCGAGGGCGCATGGGTCAGTGAAGCCGGCCAGGGATGGCACGGAGCTCCCGGCATCTACAACGAAAACCAGGGCTTGGCATGGCAGTCCGTGACAAATGCGGTTCATCAACAGGGGGGGCGCATCTTTGCACAGCTCTGGCATCAAGGGGCCATCTCGCACTCCTCCTTCTTCCCTGATGGCAGGCTGCCCCTCGCGCCCTCCGCCATCAATCCCATCCAGCAAGTGCATTTGACTGGAGGATTGGTCAAGACCGAGACTCCCCGGGAGATGACGCTTGCCGACATCTACCAAACCGTAGCGGACTATCGGAGCGCTGCCAGGATCGCAAAGAATGCGAACTTTGATGGAGTGCAGATACAAGCCGGCTTTCTATATCTAATCAGTCAATTTCTCAACGAGACCACAAACCACCGAACGGATCAATACGGCGGCAGCATCCCTAATCGTGCGCGTCTTTTGTTCGAGGTGCTCGATGCGGTGCTAGAGGTCTGGCCAAGCGAGCGGGTTGGAGTGAAGACCGGCCCGATGACAAATGAGCTCGGCCTATTCAAGTCGGTCGCATCTACCCTCCCGACGTCCGAATATATCTACGAAAGACTCAATCATTACAACCTCTCCCATGTCTTTGTGATGAGGCAACTGGCTGATCTTGCTGACACGCCAATCGCAGCGCTCGCCGGAGACGCAGTGATCTCCCACTTCAGACAAATCTACTCTGGCTCAATGATCTTGAACGTCGGAATCGATGCAGAGCATGCGCGTCAACTCGCAGCAGCAGATGACCGCGTTCTTGTCTCTTTTGGCCGGGAGTACATCGCCAATCCTGATCTAGTGGAACGCATCCGCGCAGGTGCCTTGCTCAATGAGCAAAGGCCTGATGGATATTACGGATCTTCTTCCGTCGGCTATACGGACTATCCCTCTCTTGCAACGGAAGTTGCGGCCGACATTTCGACTACGGAAGTCGTTCAGTAA
- a CDS encoding DUF1330 domain-containing protein has protein sequence MPAYIVFTREKTRNQVEYDEYKSSVRATLVGHSAKLLALGGNYEVLEGAATEGVFLMEFPSYDEAAAWYSSPAYRALSVHRWESSDHRCVIFEGV, from the coding sequence ATGCCTGCATACATTGTATTTACTCGTGAGAAGACGAGGAATCAAGTGGAATATGACGAATACAAGAGTTCCGTGCGCGCGACGCTGGTTGGTCATTCTGCAAAACTGCTCGCTCTGGGGGGCAACTACGAAGTTTTGGAAGGAGCGGCCACTGAGGGAGTCTTTCTAATGGAATTTCCTTCCTACGATGAAGCCGCAGCGTGGTATTCCAGTCCAGCGTATCGGGCACTCTCCGTGCATCGCTGGGAAAGCTCAGATCACCGATGCGTGATCTTTGAGGGCGTGTAG
- a CDS encoding TrbG/VirB9 family P-type conjugative transfer protein: MKPPIPIFVACGLALGSSSLSFASTAPHRLEPSAPRTVTVTESATPPVIRASLLQSTLILLPIEEKIATVFGGDTVDWVFDGGHVASRFISIKPKVANSSTDIHIVSDHGNEYTLQLREISNEEDPHFDSKVFIAPGDKAAKDKLAELPVFVPAAELDKVKQEAATAKAAEAAERKAEETKAEQYRSQYPGSLHFDFVWDQKKAKELGLQEIWRDDKFTYLRGQFQETPALYELKDKKGSLINFDYSDGLYTVPKQLENGYLAIGKQKVEFSRVTERK; the protein is encoded by the coding sequence GTGAAGCCACCGATTCCCATCTTCGTCGCCTGTGGACTTGCCCTCGGTTCTTCTAGCCTCAGTTTTGCCTCCACGGCACCGCATCGCCTTGAGCCGAGCGCTCCGCGCACAGTCACGGTCACCGAATCAGCCACGCCACCCGTGATTCGCGCCAGTCTCTTGCAATCGACGCTAATCCTTTTGCCGATAGAGGAAAAGATCGCCACAGTTTTCGGGGGTGACACTGTCGATTGGGTCTTCGACGGCGGACATGTGGCAAGCCGATTTATCAGCATCAAGCCGAAGGTTGCGAACAGCTCGACCGACATTCACATCGTCTCGGACCACGGCAATGAATACACCCTTCAGTTGCGCGAGATTTCGAACGAGGAAGATCCCCACTTCGATTCGAAGGTATTCATTGCGCCGGGTGACAAAGCTGCAAAGGACAAGCTCGCCGAACTGCCCGTCTTCGTTCCCGCTGCCGAGCTGGACAAAGTCAAGCAGGAAGCGGCAACCGCGAAGGCCGCGGAAGCCGCCGAGCGAAAAGCGGAGGAAACCAAGGCCGAGCAATATCGAAGCCAGTATCCCGGGAGCCTCCATTTCGATTTTGTCTGGGATCAGAAGAAGGCAAAGGAACTAGGACTGCAGGAGATATGGCGTGACGACAAATTCACATACCTGCGCGGCCAGTTTCAGGAAACCCCGGCACTCTATGAACTGAAAGACAAGAAAGGCTCCCTTATCAACTTCGACTACAGCGATGGTCTCTATACCGTGCCAAAGCAGTTGGAGAACGGGTATCTCGCCATCGGCAAACAGAAGGTGGAGTTCAGCCGCGTCACGGAGAGGAAATAG